A stretch of Deltaproteobacteria bacterium DNA encodes these proteins:
- a CDS encoding cation acetate symporter: MSTALFMFLVFIVITLGITYWAARQSSGANAFFAAGRRITAWQNGVAVAGDYMSAASFLGIAGIIAFQGYDGFMYSVGWLVAYLTVLLIVAEPLRNAGKYTMADVLAYRLSPRPVRAMAALSTLTVSTFYMIAQMVGAGALVALLLKDSGITYHTAVIGVGVLMITYVVFGGMLATTWVQIVKAILLMSGTLFLSVLVFARFDFSFVKFFDAIAHVTYHENGVQVTKDFLQPGLRFKPPYGPLDLISLSMALIFGTAGLPHILVRFYTVPDAKTARISVVWAMALIGVFYIMTTFLGFGAATLVGRDTIIANGGTNMSAPLLAQALGGDIFFAFVAAIAFATILAVVAGLTISASTSFAHDFYTNVIHHGRERNPGEEVRVARITAFVVGAVAIAIAMLLGPTANVAFLVALAFAVAASANLPVIVLSLFWKRFNTTGAVTGLAIGLVASIVLIAISPSLMGAGALFPLENPGLVSIPVGFLGAVLGTLLSHDPAAEAKFAELLVRANTGLGAEKATEH, encoded by the coding sequence ATGTCAACCGCGCTCTTCATGTTTCTGGTGTTCATCGTCATTACTCTCGGCATCACCTACTGGGCCGCACGGCAATCCAGCGGTGCCAACGCCTTCTTTGCCGCCGGTCGTCGCATCACCGCCTGGCAAAACGGGGTCGCTGTCGCCGGCGACTACATGAGCGCGGCGTCGTTCCTGGGCATCGCCGGCATTATCGCCTTTCAAGGGTATGACGGCTTCATGTATTCGGTCGGCTGGCTAGTGGCGTATCTCACCGTGCTGCTGATTGTCGCCGAGCCGTTGCGTAACGCGGGCAAATACACCATGGCCGACGTGCTGGCCTATCGCTTGAGCCCGCGACCGGTGCGTGCCATGGCGGCGTTGAGTACGCTGACCGTCAGCACCTTCTACATGATCGCGCAAATGGTTGGTGCCGGCGCGCTAGTAGCCTTACTCCTCAAGGATTCCGGGATCACCTATCATACCGCCGTCATCGGCGTCGGAGTGCTCATGATTACCTACGTGGTGTTCGGCGGCATGCTCGCAACCACCTGGGTGCAAATCGTCAAAGCCATTTTACTCATGAGCGGCACCTTGTTCCTCAGCGTGCTGGTCTTTGCCCGCTTCGACTTTAGCTTCGTCAAATTCTTCGATGCGATTGCGCACGTGACTTATCACGAAAACGGGGTCCAAGTGACGAAGGATTTTCTTCAGCCCGGACTCCGGTTCAAGCCACCGTACGGCCCGCTCGATCTTATTTCTCTGAGTATGGCATTGATTTTTGGCACCGCCGGGCTGCCGCACATTCTCGTGCGTTTCTATACCGTGCCGGATGCCAAGACCGCGCGCATCAGTGTCGTGTGGGCCATGGCGCTCATCGGCGTATTCTACATCATGACCACTTTTCTCGGGTTCGGCGCGGCCACGCTGGTCGGACGCGATACCATCATTGCCAACGGTGGGACGAATATGAGCGCGCCGTTGTTGGCGCAGGCCCTGGGTGGAGACATCTTCTTTGCCTTCGTGGCGGCGATCGCTTTTGCCACCATTCTAGCGGTGGTTGCCGGGTTGACAATCAGCGCCTCGACTTCGTTTGCGCACGATTTTTATACCAACGTCATTCACCACGGGAGAGAGCGGAATCCCGGTGAGGAAGTACGAGTGGCGCGGATCACAGCGTTTGTCGTGGGGGCGGTCGCAATCGCCATTGCCATGCTGCTGGGACCGACGGCCAACGTGGCCTTTCTGGTCGCGCTGGCGTTCGCGGTCGCGGCCTCCGCCAATCTGCCGGTGATTGTGCTTTCGTTGTTTTGGAAGCGGTTCAATACCACCGGGGCCGTGACCGGTCTTGCCATCGGGCTCGTCGCGTCCATTGTCCTTATTGCCATCAGCCCTAGCCTCATGGGCGCTGGGGCACTTTTTCCGTTGGAAAATCCCGGGCTCGTCAGTATTCCGGTCGGATTTCTTGGTGCCGTTCTCGGAACTTTGTTGAGTCACGACCCAGCAGCCGAGGCGAAATTCGCCGAGCTACTTGTGCGCGCGAACACCGGCCTGGGGGCGGAAAAGGCGACGGAACATTAG
- a CDS encoding MaoC family dehydratase N-terminal domain-containing protein: protein MPLNASTVGTSAEPVVHDIDERWLMSYAAGLGETLPCYLDTVRPGNVIAHPLFPVCFEWPAVVGMRTSAGASGLTHDEAIRSVHATHDLVIHRGPRPGDRLTTRATIVGVERRKPGAFQVMRLDTVDAAGLPVCTTWQGGLFRDVAVVGEDRFATDAPPAPRPVEVATMRADIPVSISALAAHVYTECARIWNPVHTDIAVAKRAGLPDLILHGTATLALAVSCIVEREADNRPERVRRIAGRFSAMVLMPSEITVRLLSRERTPDGDVVRFEARNADGKLAVQNGLVGLRA, encoded by the coding sequence ATGCCGCTGAATGCATCAACCGTTGGGACTTCAGCTGAACCTGTCGTTCACGACATCGATGAACGTTGGCTGATGTCTTATGCCGCAGGGCTGGGAGAGACGTTGCCGTGTTACCTGGACACCGTGCGACCAGGAAACGTTATCGCGCATCCGCTGTTTCCCGTGTGTTTCGAGTGGCCGGCGGTCGTAGGCATGCGCACCAGCGCTGGCGCGTCAGGCCTGACGCATGACGAGGCCATCCGTTCGGTGCACGCCACCCACGACCTGGTGATTCATCGCGGCCCACGCCCGGGCGATAGACTCACGACGCGCGCGACCATCGTGGGAGTCGAACGTCGCAAGCCCGGCGCGTTTCAGGTGATGCGGCTCGATACGGTGGATGCGGCTGGATTGCCGGTGTGTACGACGTGGCAAGGTGGGCTGTTTCGCGATGTCGCCGTCGTCGGAGAAGATCGTTTCGCCACGGATGCGCCGCCGGCGCCCCGTCCGGTCGAAGTCGCTACCATGCGCGCGGACATCCCGGTCTCGATTTCCGCGCTAGCCGCGCATGTGTACACGGAATGCGCCCGCATCTGGAATCCCGTTCACACCGACATCGCCGTGGCGAAACGCGCTGGGCTGCCTGATCTGATCTTGCACGGCACGGCCACCTTAGCGCTTGCCGTCTCCTGCATTGTAGAGCGAGAAGCCGACAATCGACCCGAGCGGGTGCGACGGATTGCCGGGCGGTTTAGCGCCATGGTGCTGATGCCGTCGGAAATCACCGTGCGCCTCCTTTCCCGCGAGCGTACTCCAGACGGAGACGTGGTACGGTTCGAGGCGCGCAATGCGGACGGCAAGTTGGCCGTGCAGAATGGGCTGGTTGGGCTGCGCGCATAA
- a CDS encoding cytochrome P450, with protein MEACARRYGDCFTVRFPTVSPLVLFSHPQAVKEIFTGDPEKLRAGETRQLLRPLVGDYSLLLLDGAQHMHHRRFMMPPFHGERMHAYGETMREVTSQAIARWPVGHPFPFQPETQAITLHVILRTVFGMEEGAELTQLHDHLEELLTLAANPLTLIPRFQCIIGPLTKRPRLLQLRQEVDVMLFAQIDQRRSAGTTGRSDALSMLIEARDESGQAMSAIELRDELITLLVAGHETTATSLAWTFHRILQRSDVYEKLRVELRRVVGSGPVTTHHVSKLDYLDAVIKETQRLTPILWLLGRQLHEPLRIGGCDLPAETIAALCIYLTHHRADLWPDPDQFDPDRFLNKRPNPYEFFPFGGGARYCIGAAFAQYQMKIVIAEVLSRVMLHTAPGRTIRVVRRGIVFAPSTNMPVVCEPLAG; from the coding sequence ATGGAAGCATGCGCGCGCCGCTACGGCGATTGTTTTACCGTCCGCTTCCCCACCGTCTCGCCGCTGGTCCTGTTCAGCCACCCGCAAGCCGTGAAGGAGATCTTCACTGGCGACCCGGAGAAGCTGCGCGCCGGCGAGACGCGCCAGCTCTTACGACCCCTGGTCGGCGACTACTCCTTATTGTTGCTCGACGGCGCGCAACACATGCACCATCGCCGCTTCATGATGCCGCCGTTTCACGGCGAGCGAATGCACGCCTACGGCGAGACCATGCGCGAGGTGACGTCACAAGCGATCGCGCGCTGGCCGGTCGGCCACCCCTTTCCGTTTCAACCGGAAACGCAGGCGATCACCCTTCATGTTATCCTGCGAACGGTCTTCGGCATGGAAGAAGGAGCCGAACTCACACAGCTGCACGACCATCTTGAGGAACTGCTGACGCTCGCCGCCAATCCGTTGACCCTTATCCCGCGGTTCCAATGCATCATCGGGCCGCTGACCAAACGTCCGCGCTTGCTCCAGCTCAGGCAAGAAGTCGATGTGATGCTTTTTGCCCAAATCGACCAGCGGCGTTCGGCAGGAACGACGGGACGCAGCGACGCCCTCTCCATGCTGATCGAAGCACGCGACGAGAGCGGCCAAGCGATGAGTGCGATCGAGCTACGCGACGAGCTGATCACCTTGCTGGTCGCCGGCCACGAGACGACGGCGACGTCACTGGCCTGGACGTTCCACCGCATTCTCCAACGCTCCGACGTGTACGAAAAACTCCGGGTGGAACTGCGGCGCGTCGTCGGCTCGGGTCCAGTGACGACCCATCACGTGAGCAAGCTGGACTACCTCGACGCTGTTATTAAAGAAACGCAACGGCTGACGCCCATTCTGTGGCTGCTGGGCCGGCAGTTGCACGAACCCCTGCGGATCGGTGGCTGCGATTTACCCGCCGAGACCATTGCCGCTCTGTGCATCTATTTGACGCATCATCGCGCGGACCTGTGGCCGGACCCGGACCAGTTCGACCCCGACCGATTTCTCAATAAACGTCCGAACCCGTATGAGTTTTTTCCCTTCGGCGGTGGCGCGCGCTACTGCATCGGTGCGGCGTTTGCGCAGTATCAAATGAAAATCGTGATCGCCGAAGTCTTATCGCGAGTGATGCTGCACACGGCTCCCGGACGGACCATCCGCGTCGTGCGCCGCGGGATTGTCTTTGCTCCATCGACCAACATGCCGGTCGTTTGCGAACCACTGGCGGGGTAA
- a CDS encoding tetratricopeptide repeat protein, producing MPEILFVDGLEHWVDADPDTIQALNLGRERLANLGVVVVFLLPAYVIDLIRTHALNLWSWRAHYYTLGAEKDDSSSLLPLSAMNLARVITPGDTPEARDRRIRILQRLLDEGLSENRSLESLLRSVTLPLARELTDAGRFAEALSLLDPITQLLEKGKDSQLKAALLKMRASILEGLGLFGEAIRFLEKAMEIEEKLLGQDHPELAHNLNNLSALHFSLGHYRQAEVLLAKTLATEEKTLGPDHPSIAATLNNLATLCFHQGLSLQAEQLSRRALTIQEKALGKDHPNVATSLTNLSVFYTAQGRYTEAIALGERALSIWKQTLGAEHPHAAHSLYNLGRLHELQGEYEQAEILYKRALSLQEKALGLEHPDIAFTLNNLGGLSATLGDYAKAERFWSRALTIKEKMLGPDHPSVAQGLENYAFILRQMHRAAQAAKLEARAQAIRAKHARESPTP from the coding sequence TTGCCGGAGATCCTTTTCGTCGACGGGTTGGAACATTGGGTCGATGCCGACCCGGACACCATTCAGGCATTAAATCTGGGCCGCGAGCGGCTTGCCAACCTCGGCGTCGTGGTCGTTTTTTTGCTGCCGGCCTACGTCATCGATCTCATCCGCACTCACGCGCTCAACCTGTGGTCGTGGCGGGCGCATTATTACACATTAGGGGCTGAGAAAGACGATTCGTCTTCCCTTTTACCGCTGTCGGCCATGAATCTTGCGCGGGTTATCACCCCAGGCGATACGCCAGAAGCTAGGGACCGAAGAATTCGTATCTTGCAGCGATTGTTAGATGAAGGACTTTCTGAAAACCGTTCTCTTGAATCTTTGCTGAGATCCGTGACCCTTCCTCTCGCCCGAGAACTCACCGATGCTGGTCGTTTCGCTGAAGCCTTGAGCCTTTTAGATCCCATAACCCAGCTCCTAGAGAAAGGAAAAGATTCCCAATTGAAAGCCGCTCTTTTGAAAATGCGAGCTTCAATACTTGAGGGCCTAGGCCTTTTTGGAGAAGCAATAAGATTTCTAGAAAAGGCTATGGAGATTGAAGAAAAACTCCTGGGACAGGATCACCCCGAACTCGCTCACAACCTAAATAATCTTTCCGCTCTTCATTTCAGTTTAGGACATTATCGGCAAGCAGAAGTTCTTCTCGCCAAAACTTTAGCTACCGAAGAAAAAACTTTGGGGCCAGATCACCCCAGTATTGCAGCGACCTTGAACAATCTGGCAACTCTTTGTTTTCACCAAGGTCTTTCTCTCCAGGCCGAGCAGTTGTCTCGACGTGCATTGACGATTCAGGAAAAAGCCCTTGGAAAAGATCATCCGAACGTGGCGACCTCGCTCACGAATTTGTCGGTATTCTATACAGCGCAAGGTCGGTATACTGAAGCGATTGCTCTTGGCGAACGCGCACTTTCAATCTGGAAGCAGACACTCGGGGCGGAACACCCCCACGCAGCCCACAGCCTTTACAACTTGGGACGCCTTCATGAACTACAGGGAGAATACGAACAAGCCGAGATCCTTTATAAACGAGCCCTCAGTCTTCAGGAAAAAGCTTTGGGATTGGAGCATCCAGATATCGCGTTTACCCTGAATAACCTCGGAGGACTCTCTGCCACTCTTGGAGACTACGCTAAGGCCGAGCGGTTTTGGTCCCGAGCTTTAACGATCAAGGAGAAGATGCTGGGGCCGGATCATCCCAGTGTCGCTCAAGGCTTAGAAAACTATGCTTTTATTCTGCGACAAATGCATCGAGCAGCCCAAGCCGCGAAACTCGAAGCTCGTGCCCAAGCCATCCGCGCCAAACACGCCCGGGAAAGCCCGACCCCGTAA
- a CDS encoding amidohydrolase family protein yields MLDLIIRGGQVVTPQAVGEMDVGIQGEKIVAVGYPGTLSAGAGREIDARGKIVIPGGIEPHAHIGIPVPEQWAGIPEVMTQPPEAASRAAAFGGVTTIIDFAGDLSFNPDGSILSTTILHDVEQRRSAFHTHSYTDYAFHYILAGQVTPKTVGEIGEAVQEGVASFKIFTTFHPIRVPYGPLWGIFEEVAKHGGIMAVHAEEDEIVRYMTEKLKREGRAQGHNLHLVHNNISEDLAFRHIIRLAKHTGVGIYFVHVTAKEGVTAIAEARNEGQPVYGEALHNYLQFTCEDYKKPGGTAIHTYPAIKFPEDREALTVGLMDGRLATTATDEYTTYRKPKLWGDTIETVCGGHNGIETRMPVAYTKFVAERNMSLQRFVDITSANAARILGMYPQKGAIQPGSDADIVLLDPNAKKAITMDDLHADSDYSIWDGFQTAAYPVMTILRGKVIVENDKLVGSSTDGRWLKRRVASEVISRPTV; encoded by the coding sequence ATGCTCGATCTCATCATTCGTGGAGGACAGGTCGTCACTCCTCAAGCTGTTGGCGAAATGGACGTGGGCATTCAAGGGGAAAAGATTGTCGCCGTGGGCTATCCCGGCACGTTATCGGCGGGTGCCGGTCGGGAAATCGATGCGCGCGGGAAGATTGTCATTCCCGGCGGCATTGAGCCGCACGCCCACATCGGGATTCCTGTGCCGGAGCAGTGGGCCGGCATTCCTGAAGTAATGACCCAACCGCCGGAGGCGGCGAGCCGTGCAGCAGCGTTCGGTGGAGTGACGACGATTATCGACTTTGCTGGCGATCTGAGTTTTAACCCCGACGGCAGCATTCTCTCCACGACCATCCTGCATGACGTCGAACAGCGGCGCTCGGCCTTTCACACGCATAGCTACACCGACTATGCGTTTCATTACATCCTCGCCGGTCAGGTGACGCCGAAAACGGTTGGCGAAATCGGTGAAGCCGTTCAAGAAGGCGTGGCGAGCTTCAAAATCTTTACTACGTTCCATCCTATCCGCGTGCCGTACGGCCCGCTGTGGGGCATTTTCGAGGAAGTCGCCAAGCATGGCGGCATTATGGCCGTACATGCCGAAGAGGACGAAATCGTCCGCTACATGACGGAAAAACTCAAACGCGAAGGACGGGCGCAAGGACACAACCTGCACTTGGTGCACAACAACATTTCCGAAGACCTCGCCTTCCGTCACATCATCCGTCTCGCGAAGCATACCGGTGTCGGCATCTACTTCGTGCATGTGACGGCAAAGGAAGGCGTGACGGCGATTGCCGAGGCGCGCAACGAAGGCCAGCCAGTCTACGGTGAGGCGTTGCACAACTACTTGCAGTTCACCTGTGAAGACTACAAAAAACCCGGTGGCACGGCAATTCATACCTACCCGGCGATCAAGTTCCCGGAAGACCGCGAGGCGTTGACCGTTGGACTGATGGACGGTCGGTTGGCGACCACGGCGACGGATGAGTACACCACCTACCGCAAGCCGAAACTGTGGGGCGATACCATCGAGACCGTGTGCGGCGGGCATAACGGTATCGAGACGCGCATGCCGGTGGCGTACACCAAGTTCGTGGCCGAGCGCAACATGTCACTTCAGCGTTTTGTTGACATTACCTCAGCCAATGCCGCGAGAATCCTCGGTATGTACCCACAGAAGGGCGCGATCCAGCCGGGCAGCGACGCCGATATCGTGCTGCTGGACCCCAACGCGAAAAAGGCCATCACCATGGACGACCTGCACGCGGATTCGGACTACAGCATCTGGGATGGCTTTCAGACCGCCGCCTATCCGGTCATGACCATCTTACGCGGCAAGGTGATTGTCGAGAATGACAAACTCGTTGGCAGCTCGACCGACGGGCGCTGGCTCAAGCGGCGGGTGGCGAGTGAGGTAATTTCACGACCGACGGTGTAA
- a CDS encoding cytochrome P450 yields the protein MAPIPSGPKLPSSIQLLHWLYRPIPFMEQGARRYGDCFTVRLPANPPLVFFSSPEAVKDIFAGDPEKLPAGRTRAIVQPLVGQHSVLVTDGARHAQQRKLLMPPFHGERMQAYSTIMADITDQVIDRWPVGRPFPIQAEMQEITLNVILRTVFGIEEGTKFTQLRALLIELLSLGTNPLNLIPWFPRLLGPFTNRQRLMQLIGEVDKALYEAIAQRRAVGTEGRSDILSMLLEARDEQGQPLTDVELRDELVTMLVAGHETTATSLSWTFHHLLQQPEVVERLKAELRHVVGDGPVQPQHLQKLDYLDAAIKEAQRLTPIVPVVGRYVREPVRIGGRDLPAGVVATACIYLTHHHPDVWPNPKRFDPDRFLAKRPSPYEFFPFGGGNRYCLGAAFALYEMKIVLTRVLSRVTLRAAPGRTVRVVRRGVTFAPSEGMPVVLDRLAA from the coding sequence ATGGCACCAATACCTTCCGGCCCAAAGCTGCCCTCCAGTATCCAACTGCTCCACTGGCTGTACCGCCCCATTCCGTTCATGGAACAAGGCGCGCGACGGTACGGCGACTGTTTTACCGTCCGCCTCCCCGCTAACCCGCCGCTCGTGTTCTTCAGTAGTCCCGAAGCGGTCAAAGACATCTTTGCTGGCGACCCGGAGAAGCTCCCGGCAGGGCGGACGCGCGCCATCGTCCAACCCCTGGTCGGACAACATTCCGTCCTTGTGACGGATGGGGCGCGCCATGCGCAGCAACGGAAACTCTTGATGCCGCCGTTCCATGGCGAGCGTATGCAGGCGTACAGCACGATCATGGCCGACATCACCGACCAGGTGATCGACCGCTGGCCGGTGGGGCGTCCGTTCCCGATTCAGGCGGAGATGCAAGAAATCACCCTGAATGTCATTCTGCGTACGGTCTTCGGCATTGAGGAAGGAACGAAGTTCACCCAGCTACGGGCGCTGCTCATCGAACTCCTGTCGCTCGGCACCAATCCCCTCAACCTGATTCCGTGGTTTCCTCGGCTGCTTGGTCCGTTCACCAACCGGCAACGGCTGATGCAACTCATCGGAGAAGTAGACAAGGCGCTCTATGAGGCGATTGCCCAGCGTCGTGCCGTCGGCACGGAAGGACGGAGCGATATTCTCTCGATGTTGCTCGAAGCGCGGGACGAACAGGGTCAGCCGCTCACGGATGTCGAGCTACGCGACGAGTTGGTTACCATGCTGGTCGCCGGGCATGAGACGACGGCGACGTCGCTCTCGTGGACGTTTCATCACCTGCTCCAACAACCGGAGGTCGTCGAAAGACTCAAAGCCGAACTCCGACACGTTGTCGGCGATGGCCCGGTGCAGCCACAGCACCTCCAGAAACTCGATTACCTCGACGCCGCGATCAAAGAAGCCCAGCGGCTGACCCCTATCGTGCCGGTCGTCGGTCGGTATGTGCGCGAACCTGTGCGCATTGGCGGGCGCGACTTACCTGCAGGAGTCGTCGCCACGGCTTGTATTTATCTCACCCATCATCATCCAGATGTGTGGCCGAATCCTAAGCGCTTCGATCCTGACCGCTTCCTTGCGAAACGACCGAGCCCGTACGAGTTCTTCCCGTTTGGCGGCGGCAATCGCTACTGCCTAGGTGCGGCGTTTGCGCTCTACGAGATGAAAATCGTCTTGACGCGCGTCCTCTCCCGCGTCACCCTACGAGCCGCCCCTGGACGCACCGTGCGCGTCGTCAGACGTGGTGTCACTTTCGCGCCGTCCGAAGGCATGCCTGTGGTGCTCGATCGGTTGGCAGCGTAA
- a CDS encoding CoA transferase: MVKPLDDIRVLDLTHVYNGPYATLMLALMGAEVIKVEPPKTGEMARRIFKVRGTEESYPFIMLNSNKKGVTLNLKTERGRELFKELAKQSDIVVENFAAGVMDNLGLGYAVLKELHPSLIYATSTGFGLTGPYSNYPAFDPVIQAMAGIMVATGYADKPPVKAGPPVVDILGGIHLCAGILSALHMRGRTGEGTIVETSLYDAALGPIVTQFSYYLATGKTGRFGNTAPGRAFSPYNTYAAKDGYILLLCADEVKWRALCRVMQREELLDDPRFRTNADRSKHCDEIDAIVEEWTSQRTRQAVMELFASADITCGIVQAVPEVLHDKHLRERKTLQDIVHPTAGKVPVLGGPLRFDGQAPVVETPSPTLGQHNDIVYGKLLGLSAHEIASLKKQGVI; the protein is encoded by the coding sequence ATGGTCAAACCATTGGACGATATTCGGGTGCTCGATCTTACACACGTCTATAACGGTCCGTACGCCACATTGATGCTGGCGCTGATGGGCGCGGAAGTCATCAAGGTGGAGCCGCCGAAGACAGGGGAAATGGCGCGCCGGATCTTCAAAGTGCGCGGCACCGAAGAGAGCTATCCGTTCATCATGCTCAACAGCAACAAGAAAGGCGTGACCCTGAATCTCAAAACCGAGCGCGGGCGTGAACTGTTTAAGGAACTGGCCAAGCAATCCGATATCGTCGTCGAAAACTTCGCTGCCGGCGTGATGGACAACCTTGGGCTTGGGTATGCGGTGCTTAAAGAGCTGCACCCGAGCCTGATCTACGCCACCAGCACCGGGTTTGGACTGACTGGACCGTATAGTAATTATCCGGCGTTCGATCCGGTCATCCAGGCAATGGCTGGCATCATGGTGGCGACCGGATATGCGGACAAGCCACCAGTCAAAGCCGGCCCGCCGGTCGTCGATATTCTCGGCGGCATCCATCTCTGTGCCGGCATTCTCTCCGCCCTCCATATGCGTGGGCGCACGGGCGAAGGCACGATTGTGGAAACCTCTTTGTACGATGCCGCCTTGGGGCCGATCGTCACGCAATTCTCGTACTATCTGGCTACCGGCAAAACCGGACGCTTCGGCAATACCGCCCCAGGGCGCGCCTTTTCTCCCTACAACACCTACGCCGCCAAAGACGGCTACATCCTCCTGCTCTGCGCGGACGAGGTAAAATGGCGGGCGCTCTGCCGCGTGATGCAACGCGAAGAACTGCTCGACGATCCCCGCTTCCGCACCAACGCCGACCGCTCTAAACACTGCGACGAGATTGACGCCATTGTCGAAGAGTGGACCTCTCAGCGCACGAGGCAGGCAGTCATGGAGCTGTTCGCCAGCGCCGACATTACCTGCGGCATCGTACAAGCGGTGCCAGAGGTGCTGCACGATAAACACCTGCGTGAACGCAAGACGCTCCAGGACATCGTCCATCCGACGGCAGGAAAAGTGCCGGTCCTCGGCGGGCCGTTGCGATTCGACGGCCAAGCGCCGGTGGTCGAAACTCCGAGCCCCACGTTGGGGCAGCACAACGATATCGTCTACGGCAAACTGCTCGGGCTCTCGGCGCACGAGATTGCATCGTTGAAAAAGCAAGGCGTTATTTGA
- a CDS encoding DUF485 domain-containing protein, which translates to MSVDPTPTVGAATDVAPLGRDQAKPAHERTATEDTDVVDWDRVAGMTEFKALLAAKAKFIAPATIFFLVYYFALPVLVGYAPRLMETKVLGEVNLAYLFALSQFFMAWMLAALYLRAAGRFDEMAKRLLALIPRRSC; encoded by the coding sequence ATGTCTGTCGATCCCACGCCGACGGTCGGTGCCGCTACCGACGTTGCCCCGCTCGGGCGCGACCAAGCAAAGCCCGCGCACGAACGCACTGCCACCGAGGACACCGACGTCGTCGATTGGGACCGCGTAGCGGGCATGACCGAGTTCAAAGCTCTGCTGGCGGCGAAGGCCAAGTTCATCGCTCCGGCGACGATTTTTTTCCTTGTGTACTATTTCGCGCTTCCTGTGCTGGTCGGCTACGCTCCACGGCTGATGGAAACCAAGGTGCTCGGCGAAGTGAATCTTGCCTATCTGTTCGCTTTGTCGCAGTTCTTCATGGCCTGGATGCTGGCGGCACTGTATCTGCGCGCGGCTGGACGGTTCGACGAAATGGCGAAACGACTGCTGGCGCTCATTCCCCGCCGCTCATGCTAA
- a CDS encoding type II toxin-antitoxin system VapC family toxin — protein sequence MPDSAAVSDTHALIFHATGNKRLGKRAAAYFDACEQKRAILYIPVAVMWELSILTRIGRIDLGRSLREFFADLFSNPAYQPLDLTPEQVYLADETRPNNDPFDALICAAARSLELPLISRDGDIQESGLVRVIW from the coding sequence GTGCCTGATTCTGCGGCAGTGAGCGATACGCATGCGCTGATATTCCACGCCACCGGCAACAAACGCCTGGGAAAACGCGCGGCGGCCTATTTTGACGCTTGCGAGCAAAAAAGGGCGATCCTCTATATCCCTGTGGCAGTCATGTGGGAGCTGAGCATTCTTACCCGCATAGGACGAATTGATTTAGGGCGTTCGCTTCGTGAATTTTTTGCTGACCTCTTCAGCAATCCAGCCTATCAGCCGCTGGATCTCACTCCCGAGCAGGTTTATCTGGCCGACGAGACACGGCCCAATAACGATCCATTCGATGCCCTCATTTGTGCGGCAGCTCGTAGCCTAGAGTTACCCCTAATCTCGCGTGATGGCGATATTCAGGAGTCGGGGTTAGTAAGGGTGATCTGGTAG
- a CDS encoding VOC family protein → MVKGIYHINVNVTNFERSLAFYQLLGFKIVRDLGEGGNKYLERGLRMPHPIGRAALLQCGDDKRSTRLDLIEWKSPKPEGKPYPHLWHLGLCRIALVTDQLQELCDRVKAASMEGVEFFSEPQVIPKQDGKGSDSFVCFTDPDGTVIELIQFG, encoded by the coding sequence ATGGTCAAAGGCATCTACCACATCAATGTGAACGTGACGAACTTTGAGCGATCCTTAGCGTTTTACCAACTGCTAGGGTTCAAGATAGTTCGCGACTTAGGCGAAGGAGGCAATAAATACCTTGAGCGCGGGCTACGAATGCCGCATCCGATTGGGCGGGCGGCGTTGCTCCAGTGTGGGGATGATAAACGGAGCACGCGCCTCGACCTCATCGAGTGGAAGAGTCCCAAACCTGAAGGAAAGCCCTATCCCCATCTGTGGCACCTCGGCCTTTGCCGTATCGCGCTGGTGACCGACCAGCTACAGGAGTTGTGCGATAGGGTCAAAGCCGCGAGCATGGAAGGCGTGGAGTTCTTCTCCGAGCCGCAGGTGATTCCTAAGCAGGACGGCAAAGGCAGCGATTCGTTCGTGTGCTTCACCGATCCCGACGGCACGGTGATCGAGCTAATTCAGTTCGGATGA